The following proteins come from a genomic window of Nocardiopsis sp. YSL2:
- a CDS encoding DUF6412 domain-containing protein, translated as MTLLLAFAEFLLLGVLPTELVATPSSLGPLVLALGAALAWSVLFGVRSLPTGDTATGTGHAMRRRSLRLPVLTLRDPDAAGRPRPRAPGAA; from the coding sequence GTGACGCTGTTGCTCGCGTTCGCCGAGTTCCTCCTGCTGGGCGTCCTTCCCACGGAACTGGTGGCCACGCCCTCGTCCCTCGGGCCGCTCGTGCTCGCCCTCGGCGCGGCGCTGGCCTGGTCGGTGCTCTTCGGAGTCCGGAGCCTGCCCACCGGCGACACCGCGACCGGGACCGGGCACGCGATGCGCCGCAGGTCCCTTCGGCTGCCCGTCCTCACCCTGCGCGACCCCGACGCCGCGGGCAGGCCCCGCCCCCGCGCACCAGGCGCGGCCTAG
- a CDS encoding amidohydrolase family protein — MQSETVLTGGRVVDGTGGPARRADLVLRDGRVSHIAPPGRARSTGESVDVGGLVVAPGFIDMHAHSDLAILADPAHEAKTLQGVTLEVLGQDGLGYAPVTDDTVDEIRTQIAGWNGTPDLDYAWRGVGEYLDRVDEGAAVNAACLVPHGNVRMEVVGGQDRPPTEAETARMRAMIARGMAEGAHGLSTGLTYTPGMYATDDEIVDLLAPVRAGGGYYCPHHRNYGTRVVESYQECLDVARRSHVPLHLAHCHVNFPINRGRAPEVLDAIDEATVRYGLDVTLDSYPYQASATYLGAPLPSWAQAGGTAATLDRLRDGPTRARVLHEIEVEGTDGNHGVPMDWSAIVVTGVADPSLSWAVGSAIADLAKSRGEEPGRVYADLLVADELRSGCLLQVGNEENIRTIMRHSSHTAGSDGILVGDRPHPRGWGTFPRYLGHYVRELGVLTLEECVRHLTSRPARRLGLTDRGAVHLGAIADLVVFDPDTVAAGATYEHPRRAPVGIEHVLVSGEFTVRNGRRTDRLPGRSVRSDRAVHRTHL; from the coding sequence GTGCAGTCCGAGACCGTACTCACCGGCGGCCGCGTGGTTGACGGCACCGGTGGCCCCGCCCGCCGTGCCGACCTCGTCCTACGGGACGGCCGCGTCAGCCACATCGCCCCGCCCGGGCGCGCCCGGAGCACCGGCGAGTCCGTGGACGTCGGCGGGCTGGTCGTCGCTCCCGGCTTCATCGACATGCACGCCCACTCCGACCTCGCGATCCTCGCCGACCCCGCACACGAGGCCAAGACCCTGCAGGGCGTCACCCTGGAGGTCCTCGGGCAGGACGGCCTCGGCTACGCGCCGGTCACCGACGACACGGTGGACGAGATCCGCACCCAGATCGCGGGATGGAACGGCACCCCCGACCTCGACTACGCCTGGCGCGGTGTCGGCGAGTACCTCGACCGGGTCGACGAGGGCGCCGCCGTCAACGCCGCCTGCCTCGTGCCCCACGGCAACGTCCGGATGGAGGTCGTGGGCGGACAGGACCGGCCGCCCACGGAGGCCGAGACCGCCCGCATGCGGGCGATGATCGCCCGGGGCATGGCCGAGGGAGCGCACGGGTTGTCCACGGGGCTCACCTACACGCCCGGGATGTACGCGACCGACGACGAGATCGTCGACCTCCTGGCGCCGGTGCGCGCCGGGGGCGGCTACTACTGCCCCCATCACCGCAACTACGGCACCCGGGTCGTGGAGTCCTACCAGGAGTGCTTGGACGTCGCGCGCCGCTCCCACGTCCCGCTGCACCTCGCGCACTGCCACGTCAACTTCCCGATCAACCGCGGCCGCGCGCCCGAGGTGCTCGACGCCATCGACGAGGCCACCGTCCGCTACGGCCTCGACGTCACCCTGGACAGCTACCCCTACCAGGCCAGCGCCACCTACCTGGGCGCTCCGCTGCCCAGCTGGGCGCAGGCGGGCGGTACCGCCGCCACTCTGGACCGGCTGCGGGACGGGCCCACGCGTGCGCGGGTGCTGCACGAGATCGAGGTCGAGGGCACCGACGGCAACCACGGCGTGCCGATGGACTGGTCCGCGATCGTGGTCACCGGTGTGGCGGATCCGTCGCTGTCCTGGGCGGTGGGGTCGGCCATCGCCGACCTCGCGAAGAGCCGTGGGGAGGAGCCCGGCCGGGTCTACGCCGACCTGCTCGTCGCGGACGAGCTGCGCAGCGGGTGCCTGCTCCAGGTCGGCAACGAGGAGAACATCCGCACCATCATGCGGCACAGCTCCCACACGGCGGGGAGCGACGGCATCCTCGTCGGCGACAGGCCGCACCCGCGCGGTTGGGGCACGTTCCCCCGCTACCTGGGCCACTACGTGCGGGAACTGGGCGTCCTGACCCTGGAGGAGTGCGTGCGCCACCTCACCTCCCGGCCCGCGCGCCGCCTGGGCCTGACCGACCGGGGAGCCGTCCATCTCGGCGCGATCGCCGATCTGGTGGTCTTCGACCCCGACACGGTCGCGGCCGGCGCCACCTACGAGCACCCGCGCCGCGCCCCGGTGGGCATCGAGCACGTCCTGGTGTCGGGTGAGTTCACGGTCCGGAACGGCCGACGCACCGACCGCCTTCCCGGGCGTTCGGTCCGCTCGGACAGAGCGGTCCACCGCACCCACCTCTGA
- a CDS encoding cyclopropane-fatty-acyl-phospholipid synthase family protein encodes MHHESTESGAHSLPEEMGADFWNERYLTKDRIWSGRPNRQLVAEAADLAPGRALDVGSGEGADSVWLAERGWRVTAVDISTVALERAGAHARERGDSVADRITWRQADLTEWTPPEASFDLVSAQFMHLRPEPMVRLVGALAAAVAPGGHLLVVGHHPADVENGVPRPPHPEMFYTADDLAALLPGTGWTVVVGEARANSQTLDGRVYEVTDAVLRARRDPS; translated from the coding sequence ATGCACCACGAGAGCACCGAGTCCGGCGCGCACAGCCTGCCCGAGGAGATGGGCGCGGACTTCTGGAACGAGCGCTACCTGACCAAGGACCGCATCTGGAGCGGCAGGCCCAACCGCCAACTGGTGGCGGAGGCGGCGGACCTGGCGCCCGGCCGCGCTCTGGACGTGGGCAGCGGTGAGGGCGCCGACAGTGTCTGGCTGGCCGAACGCGGATGGCGGGTGACCGCGGTCGACATCTCGACCGTGGCGCTGGAGCGGGCCGGGGCCCACGCCCGCGAGCGCGGGGACTCGGTGGCCGACCGGATCACCTGGCGGCAGGCGGACCTGACCGAGTGGACACCGCCGGAGGCCTCCTTCGACCTGGTGTCCGCGCAGTTCATGCACCTGCGCCCGGAGCCCATGGTCCGGCTGGTCGGCGCGCTGGCCGCCGCGGTGGCACCCGGGGGGCACCTGCTGGTCGTGGGCCACCACCCGGCCGACGTGGAGAACGGCGTGCCGAGGCCGCCCCACCCGGAGATGTTCTACACCGCCGATGACCTCGCCGCCCTGTTGCCGGGCACGGGATGGACCGTGGTCGTGGGTGAGGCGCGCGCGAACTCCCAGACCCTCGACGGCAGGGTCTACGAGGTGACCGACGCGGTGCTGCGCGCCCGCCGCGACCCGAGCTGA
- a CDS encoding TetR/AcrR family transcriptional regulator has product MDRPEQTGGGAAPTRGRAVTRARILASAKELFTDEGYGAVSSRKIASHAGVNVALINRYFGAKSGLLAEILREDGVFPGLIEGDPATLSRRLAEHAVSRLYGEGSPLQRALDDSAGDPDLQAVYQGRLKTAMLDPLTAYLGRENASVHASLVAAVMLGLTRVRLIEGATALRAHDRSQLTDRIEALLDLCLTEFDPPGGD; this is encoded by the coding sequence ATGGACCGTCCGGAGCAAACCGGAGGCGGCGCGGCGCCCACACGCGGCCGCGCGGTGACGCGCGCCCGCATCCTGGCCAGCGCGAAGGAGCTGTTCACCGACGAGGGCTACGGCGCCGTCTCCTCGCGCAAGATCGCTTCGCACGCGGGCGTCAACGTGGCGCTCATCAACCGGTACTTCGGAGCCAAGAGCGGGCTTCTGGCCGAGATCCTGCGCGAGGACGGCGTCTTCCCCGGTCTGATCGAGGGGGACCCCGCCACCCTCAGCCGCCGCCTCGCCGAGCACGCCGTGAGCCGCCTGTACGGCGAGGGCTCCCCGCTGCAGCGGGCGCTGGACGACTCCGCGGGAGACCCCGACCTGCAGGCCGTCTACCAGGGGCGCCTGAAGACCGCCATGCTGGACCCCCTGACGGCCTACCTCGGCCGGGAGAACGCGTCCGTCCACGCCTCCCTGGTGGCGGCGGTCATGCTCGGCCTGACCAGGGTCCGCCTCATCGAGGGGGCGACGGCGCTGCGGGCCCACGACCGGTCGCAGCTCACCGACCGGATCGAGGCCCTGCTCGACCTGTGCCTGACCGAGTTCGATCCCCCTGGCGGGGACTGA